From a single Dermacentor albipictus isolate Rhodes 1998 colony unplaced genomic scaffold, USDA_Dalb.pri_finalv2 scaffold_35, whole genome shotgun sequence genomic region:
- the LOC135897246 gene encoding uncharacterized protein: MNKANMTVLRASAAVILMAAYVGGFPYDTAGCDFSGIDLEGALDKILGKLPRYYAPYPGGSQIPFAGLETGALNVTGLDQTQRFGPLRPYCVNGTRLVIVDFINEGDAVLSMPWKACFGEGTLNLRAELSRFTLVFRVITGGPFNDKVGVVYEGPIIPVIYLGPRIYIDGAGEEIGAASLIVSRLLPAITGRMWDDYFFYYFHGALLQAVREVLFV, from the exons ATGAACA AGGCAAACATGACCGTTCTCAGAGCATCGGCAGCCGTCATTTTGATGGCGGCATATGTTGGAGGCTTTCCATACGATACAG CTGGCTGCGACTTCAGTGGAATCGACCTGGAGGGTGCTCTGGACAAAATTCTTGGTAAATTGCCCCGGTACTACGCGCCATATCCTGGTGGTTCTCAGATCCCTTTTGCTGGCCTCGAGACTGGCGCACTGAACGTAACTGGTCTTGACCAGACCCAGCGATTCGGACCCCTCCGCCCATACTGTGTCAACGGGACCCGGCTAGTGATTGTGGATTTCATCAACGAAGGCGACGCTGTCTTGTCGATGCCGTGGAAGGCCTGTTTCGGTGAAGGAACGCTGAACTTGCGCGCCGAGTTATCGCGCTTTACGCTCGTGTTCCGTGTCATAACTGGAGGACCATTCAACGACAAGGTCGGTGTCGTTTACGAAGGTCCAATTATCCCTGTGATTTACTTAGGTCCACGCATTTATATCGATGGCGCCGGTGAGGAAATAGGGGCCGCAAGCCTCATCGTCAGCAGGCTCTTGCCGGCGATCACTGGAAGAATGTGGGATGACTACTTCTTCTATTATTTCCATGGGGCCCTCCTT